AGATCGGCGTTCCAATGTGCTGCGACGGTTGTCCGCCGTTTGCGAGGCCGTTGTCAAAACAAGGCAGCCACTCTGGTGGAGTGAGGACACCGACGAAGCACCGCCGCAGATCAAAAGTCTGTTGAGACTGTACCTTGACGACTCGCACGCTCGATGGGTCGGAATCGTCCCTCTGCTGGAACCGCAGATAGACGACGAGCATGCCAAGAAACGGCCCCACGTGCTAGGTGTGCTGATCGCGGAGCGATTCGATGGCGAACACGATGCCATACTTACGCAACAGCACACGGAAATCGTGAGTCAACATACCGCCGTCGCATTACACAACGCCGATGTCCATCAGTCGATTCCGTTCTTCCCGATCTTGAAGACCATTCAAAACACAGCTTGGTACTTTCGGTTACGTCAACTCCCAAAGACGGCGTTCGTCGTCGGACTTCTCGCTGCGGCCATCTTAGCGTTGGTCCTCGTCCCGGCAGAATTAACAATCAGCGGAGACGGCGAACTCCAACCCCAAACCCGCCGCGACGTGTTCGCCCGTTCGAGCGGCGAAGTCGAAACGATCCATGCGGAACACGGTAATAACGTCACTCTCGGACAGGAACTCGTTCGACTGCGGCGTTCGGAACTCGACCTGGAAATCGCCGAGGTCACCGGGCAACTACAAACGGATCTCGCTCGTTTGGCCTCCGTGCGTTCGTCGGAATTGCGACGCCAAACCGGTTTGTCCCTCAGTGAAGCCCGCATTCGCAAAGAAGAATTAGCGAGTGAAAAGGCGGAACTTCAAGCGTCAATCGACAGTCTGAACGAGCAACTGAGCATCCTCCGCCAGCAAGAAAAACAACTGATTGTTACCAGTCCAATTTCCGGTCAAGTGTTGACGTGGGATGTCGAAACCTTGCTCGCCGAACGCCCTGTTGAACGCGGTCAAATTCTGATGACGGTCGCCAATGTCGATGGTCCGTGGGTGGTGGAAATTCGAGTTCCAGATCACGACATTGGGCATGTCTTGGCCGCACAGAAAGAAAGTCAGGATGGACTGCCGGTGTCGTTCATTTTGGCAACCGATCCCGCCACGACGTACTCCGGGAAAGTCATCAAGACGGCCATGAACACCGAACTCGACGAAGAAAACGCGGCTACGGTGCTCGTCACAGTCGCCATCGATCGTGAGCAAATCCCGAATCTTCGCCCCGGTGCGACGGTTGTTCCGAAGATCGCATGCGGGCAACGTCCGGTCGGCTACGTTTGGTTTCATGA
This portion of the Thalassoroseus pseudoceratinae genome encodes:
- a CDS encoding efflux RND transporter periplasmic adaptor subunit — encoded protein: MSNETAPEQQSPALAIEDLVDDLADLAVSGVSSESFYPQLLNQSVMALGAIAGSYYTVSPRRPTGSPDRWEMACQYRLATEPQLAEFVQQPAHLRLLDLADRTGESLSLPPNASPNELPTGQAANQTETFLLICPVIVEEETVALIEVFQRPNTSREARVGFLRFLQTVSEIAGDFHRNLELRTLRRQFGTWRRFEEFADTVHAHLDRDQVAYHAANEGRRLIDCDRVNVGRMRGRRCQILAVSGQAHPDRRSNVLRRLSAVCEAVVKTRQPLWWSEDTDEAPPQIKSLLRLYLDDSHARWVGIVPLLEPQIDDEHAKKRPHVLGVLIAERFDGEHDAILTQQHTEIVSQHTAVALHNADVHQSIPFFPILKTIQNTAWYFRLRQLPKTAFVVGLLAAAILALVLVPAELTISGDGELQPQTRRDVFARSSGEVETIHAEHGNNVTLGQELVRLRRSELDLEIAEVTGQLQTDLARLASVRSSELRRQTGLSLSEARIRKEELASEKAELQASIDSLNEQLSILRQQEKQLIVTSPISGQVLTWDVETLLAERPVERGQILMTVANVDGPWVVEIRVPDHDIGHVLAAQKESQDGLPVSFILATDPATTYSGKVIKTAMNTELDEENAATVLVTVAIDREQIPNLRPGATVVPKIACGQRPVGYVWFHDLWDAIRTYVIF